Proteins encoded within one genomic window of Bactrocera tryoni isolate S06 unplaced genomic scaffold, CSIRO_BtryS06_freeze2 scaffold_151, whole genome shotgun sequence:
- the LOC120780100 gene encoding uncharacterized protein LOC120780100, which translates to MLRFLAYLLAIALILSAARMQILHAAVIGHGSFPRTQNWAAPPPDLSLPPIYLPEFTPISEDPQE; encoded by the exons ATGTTGCGATTTCTCGCTTATCTGCTTGCCATCGCCCTTATCTTATCGGCGGCGCGCATGCAAATTCTACACGCTGCAGTTATCGGCCACGGT TCTTTTCCGCGCACACAGAATTGGGCCGCTCCTCCACCGGATTTGAGTTTACCTCCAATTTACCTGCCCGAGTTCACGCCTATAAGCGAAGATCCGCAGGAATGA